Proteins encoded within one genomic window of Candidatus Syntrophocurvum alkaliphilum:
- the ftsE gene encoding cell division ATP-binding protein FtsE, with the protein MLVQFYNVSKIYPNGVKALNDISLKIDRGEFIFLMGSSGAGKSTLTKLLFREEMPTRGQIFIASQSIVRMKKSEIPNLRRNMGVVFQDFKLLESKTVAENIAFAMEVIGSSKNDIKNRVPEVIKQVGLKGKETSLPDELSGGEQQRVGIARAIVNRPLIIIADEPTGNLDFNTSNEIMDLLYDINSKGTTIIMATHARELVKSARKRVVMLEDGRVVEDRPTGEFI; encoded by the coding sequence ATGTTAGTTCAGTTTTACAATGTCTCCAAGATATATCCTAATGGTGTAAAAGCATTGAATGATATTTCCTTAAAGATAGATCGTGGAGAATTCATTTTCCTTATGGGCTCAAGTGGTGCCGGTAAATCAACTCTCACAAAGTTGCTGTTTAGAGAAGAAATGCCAACTAGAGGACAGATATTTATAGCTTCACAAAGTATTGTAAGAATGAAAAAAAGCGAGATCCCTAACTTAAGGAGAAATATGGGAGTCGTATTTCAAGATTTTAAGCTTCTAGAAAGTAAAACTGTAGCTGAAAATATTGCTTTTGCAATGGAAGTAATTGGTTCAAGCAAAAATGATATTAAGAATAGAGTTCCAGAGGTTATAAAACAGGTAGGCTTAAAAGGTAAGGAGACTTCTTTACCTGACGAATTATCAGGTGGAGAACAGCAAAGGGTTGGTATAGCTAGAGCTATTGTTAATCGTCCCTTGATTATTATAGCTGATGAGCCAACTGGCAATTTAGATTTTAATACATCTAATGAAATTATGGATCTATTATATGATATTAATAGCAAAGGAACGACAATAATTATGGCTACACATGCTAGGGAGCTGGTCAAGAGCGCACGGAAACGTGTAGTAATGCTAGAGGACGGTCGGGTGGTTGAAGATAGACCGACTGGGGAGTTTATCTAA
- a CDS encoding transketolase family protein, producing the protein MVAKQATREAYGKALVKLGEKHDNVVVLDADLSKSTKTAEFSKAFPERFINAGIAEQNMIGMAAGLATTGKVVFASSFAIFAVGRAFEQVRNSIAYADLNVKISATHSGITVGEDGGSHQSVEDIAIMRSVPNLSVVVPADGVTAEKAVFSVYDHQGPVYLRLGRPSVPVIHDENVDFKIGKGIEIRSGKDVTLISCGIMVAKCLEAADILKQQGIEASVIDMHTIKPIDQDLIIKKAQETKAILTVEEHSVIGGLGSAVCEVVSEKCPVLVHRMGIKDIFGQSGTPDELLKHYGLSTDKIVENTLNLLKNI; encoded by the coding sequence TTGGTGGCGAAACAAGCAACGAGAGAGGCTTATGGTAAGGCTTTGGTTAAACTAGGTGAAAAGCATGATAATGTTGTAGTTTTAGATGCAGATTTGTCTAAATCTACAAAAACAGCAGAATTTTCTAAAGCTTTTCCAGAGAGATTTATAAATGCTGGTATTGCAGAACAAAACATGATAGGCATGGCAGCGGGTTTAGCTACAACAGGCAAAGTGGTTTTTGCTAGTTCTTTTGCTATTTTTGCTGTAGGACGAGCCTTTGAACAAGTGCGCAACTCAATAGCCTATGCAGATTTAAATGTAAAAATTAGTGCAACTCATTCAGGAATAACTGTAGGAGAAGATGGAGGCTCCCATCAATCAGTTGAAGATATAGCTATCATGCGAAGTGTACCAAACTTGTCTGTGGTTGTTCCTGCAGATGGAGTTACTGCAGAAAAAGCTGTTTTTTCCGTATATGACCACCAAGGTCCAGTTTATCTACGCCTTGGCAGGCCTTCGGTTCCAGTAATACATGACGAGAATGTAGATTTTAAGATTGGAAAAGGTATTGAAATACGGAGTGGAAAAGATGTAACACTAATTTCCTGTGGAATAATGGTGGCAAAATGCTTAGAGGCTGCCGATATTTTAAAACAACAGGGGATAGAAGCCTCGGTTATAGATATGCATACCATAAAGCCTATTGATCAAGACTTAATAATTAAAAAAGCTCAGGAAACAAAAGCTATTTTAACTGTTGAAGAGCATAGTGTAATTGGAGGATTAGGAAGTGCAGTATGTGAAGTAGTTAGTGAAAAATGTCCGGTTTTAGTACATAGAATGGGCATAAAGGACATTTTTGGACAATCAGGTACTCCAGATGAGCTCTTAAAACATTATGGTCTCTCAACTGATAAAATAGTTGAAAATACCCTTAATTTACTAAAAAATATATAG
- a CDS encoding transketolase has translation MREINDTSISLVKEKARLIRRDIIEMLGQAGSGHTGGSLSAADIVSCLYFWEMNIDAKNPMWENRDRFILSKGHAAPVLYSVLAQKGFFPSEQLKNLRKLGSPLQGHPDMKKLPGVEASTGSLGQGISWAVGMALAGKIDKKDYRVYTLLGDGEIQEGMVWEACMAASHYKLENLTAFVDYNGLQIDGPINEVMSPEPIAEKFRAFGWHVIGIDGHKYERIMEALNTSRDNKGKPTAIIANTIKGKGCSFMENKADWHGVAPKKEEVEKALEELMA, from the coding sequence TTGAGAGAAATAAATGATACTTCGATTTCATTAGTTAAAGAAAAAGCTCGTTTGATAAGGCGGGATATAATTGAGATGTTGGGACAGGCTGGTTCTGGTCATACTGGTGGCTCATTGTCAGCTGCTGACATAGTGTCCTGTTTGTATTTTTGGGAAATGAACATAGATGCCAAAAACCCTATGTGGGAAAATAGAGATCGTTTTATTTTAAGCAAAGGGCATGCTGCTCCTGTTCTTTATTCTGTTTTAGCTCAAAAAGGCTTCTTTCCTAGTGAACAATTAAAAAACTTAAGAAAGTTAGGTAGCCCACTACAGGGTCATCCTGATATGAAAAAGCTACCTGGTGTTGAAGCTTCTACTGGGTCATTAGGACAAGGTATATCTTGGGCTGTTGGTATGGCTTTAGCTGGAAAAATAGATAAAAAAGACTATAGAGTTTATACTCTTTTAGGTGATGGTGAAATACAGGAAGGAATGGTATGGGAAGCCTGTATGGCAGCCTCTCATTACAAATTAGAAAACTTAACAGCTTTCGTGGATTATAATGGATTGCAAATAGATGGTCCCATAAACGAAGTAATGTCACCTGAACCAATAGCTGAAAAATTCAGAGCATTTGGATGGCATGTAATAGGAATTGATGGGCATAAATATGAGCGTATTATGGAGGCTTTAAATACTAGCCGTGATAACAAAGGAAAACCCACAGCAATAATTGCAAATACTATTAAAGGCAAAGGGTGCTCCTTCATGGAAAACAAAGCCGACTGGCATGGTGTAGCACCTAAAAAAGAAGAAGTGGAAAAAGCACTTGAAGAGTTAATGGCATAA
- the prfB gene encoding peptide chain release factor 2 (programmed frameshift), with protein MLEEPKGIISQIIETLKEMRVSLDIETRKQEIEKNEQLTFKEDFWNDTQQAQKVLKRISELKEIVNKYEGLWDEANYIKDMLEMSEFEEEREIYKETVKDLENFYKRFRDFELIMLFSGQHDKADAIVSLHAGAGGTEAQDWVEMLLRMYTRWAERSGYDVEILDYLAGDEAGTKSVTFLVKGMYAYGKLKCEEGVHRLIRISPFDSSGRRHTSFASVAVLPEISEEVEVKINPDEIRVDTYRSGGAGGQHVNKTDSAVRITHIPTGIVVQCQNERSQHSNRLSAMKILSAKLYELKQQELEDNLQKFKGEYKEIAWGSQIRTYTLHPFTLIKDHRNNVEIGNAQAVLDGDIDEFINAQLMSRNS; from the exons ATGCTTGAAGAACCTAAGGGAATCATTTCCCAAATAATTGAAACCTTGAAAGAAATGAGGGTGTCTCTT GACATCGAAACACGAAAACAGGAAATAGAGAAAAACGAACAGCTAACATTTAAAGAAGACTTTTGGAATGATACTCAACAAGCGCAAAAGGTTTTAAAAAGGATAAGTGAACTGAAAGAAATTGTTAATAAATATGAGGGCCTATGGGATGAGGCTAATTATATAAAAGACATGCTGGAAATGTCTGAGTTTGAGGAAGAAAGGGAGATTTATAAAGAAACAGTAAAAGATTTAGAAAACTTTTATAAGAGGTTCCGTGATTTTGAGCTAATAATGCTTTTTTCAGGCCAACATGATAAAGCAGATGCAATTGTATCCTTACATGCTGGTGCCGGTGGAACTGAAGCTCAGGATTGGGTGGAAATGCTTTTACGTATGTATACTAGATGGGCTGAACGTTCTGGCTATGATGTAGAAATATTAGACTATCTTGCCGGGGATGAGGCAGGTACTAAAAGTGTTACCTTCTTAGTAAAAGGAATGTATGCTTATGGTAAGCTAAAATGTGAAGAAGGAGTACATAGGTTAATACGAATTTCTCCATTTGACTCATCTGGTAGAAGACATACTTCTTTTGCGTCAGTAGCAGTATTGCCTGAAATCAGTGAAGAAGTTGAAGTAAAAATTAATCCTGATGAAATACGAGTAGATACTTATCGTTCTGGCGGAGCAGGTGGTCAACACGTTAATAAAACTGATTCTGCAGTTAGAATAACCCATATTCCAACCGGTATAGTTGTTCAATGTCAAAACGAACGTTCCCAACATTCTAATCGCCTCAGTGCAATGAAGATTTTAAGTGCTAAACTATATGAACTAAAACAACAGGAATTAGAGGATAATCTCCAGAAATTTAAGGGAGAATATAAAGAAATAGCATGGGGAAGTCAAATCAGAACCTATACCCTACACCCGTTTACACTAATAAAAGATCATAGAAACAATGTCGAAATAGGCAATGCCCAAGCTGTTCTAGATGGAGATATAGACGAATTTATAAATGCTCAACTTATGAGTAGGAATTCTTAA
- a CDS encoding phosphate ABC transporter substrate-binding protein: MKKKSFVVLLIITFLASTLLIGCGSDRATTIDAGGSSTLAPIVTECAENFKEEFVTWNNVDPSFPEEPISVLVHTGGSGFGISSTLDSTFDIGMVARDLREEEEEGLADGNVVQIGADVLTIAVNPNNPIVDVKPDLTKEEIRSIFAGEIKTWNELDSNLPDTNIILGVRDLGGGASQIFDDAIMHGTPISDEALQIGSMPALASKVKENENTIAYVSSGLVNQNPDEITALSVDGVAPTIENINDGLYTIGRPLLLVTKSEPSAKQQAFIDYLQTESAHEVITDLGYIPSN, encoded by the coding sequence ATGAAGAAAAAAAGTTTTGTAGTCCTACTCATTATTACATTTCTTGCATCTACATTATTAATAGGATGTGGATCTGACAGAGCAACCACTATTGATGCTGGTGGTTCTAGTACATTAGCACCTATTGTTACTGAATGTGCGGAAAATTTTAAGGAAGAATTTGTTACTTGGAATAATGTTGATCCTAGCTTTCCAGAAGAACCAATCTCTGTTTTAGTTCATACTGGTGGCTCAGGCTTTGGTATTAGTTCGACTTTAGACAGTACTTTTGATATTGGAATGGTTGCTAGAGATTTAAGAGAGGAAGAAGAAGAAGGCTTAGCTGATGGTAATGTTGTACAAATAGGTGCAGATGTATTAACAATAGCTGTTAATCCAAATAACCCCATTGTTGATGTAAAGCCTGATTTAACTAAAGAAGAAATCAGAAGCATATTTGCTGGAGAAATTAAAACCTGGAATGAATTAGATTCAAATTTACCAGATACCAATATAATTTTAGGAGTAAGGGATTTAGGTGGAGGAGCTAGCCAGATTTTTGATGATGCTATTATGCATGGAACTCCTATATCTGATGAAGCATTACAAATAGGTTCAATGCCTGCTCTGGCATCTAAAGTAAAAGAAAATGAAAATACTATTGCTTATGTTTCTTCAGGCTTAGTAAATCAAAATCCAGATGAAATAACAGCATTAAGTGTTGATGGAGTTGCTCCTACTATTGAAAACATTAATGATGGATTATACACAATAGGTCGTCCTTTATTATTAGTAACTAAATCTGAACCAAGTGCTAAGCAACAAGCTTTCATAGATTATTTGCAAACTGAAAGTGCACATGAAGTTATAACAGATTTAGGATATATACCATCTAATTAA